The following coding sequences are from one candidate division TA06 bacterium window:
- a CDS encoding C_GCAxxG_C_C family protein, whose protein sequence is MSIENQAKQYFNSGYNCAESVLLAVCRESGYTESEIIKFIPRMATGFGGGIARNGSLCGALSGGLMALGLALGRDDAKESRDPCYPAADQFYNDFVDRFGHSSCRELTGLDMKNEQDRKKYQETVHLERCNPIVAWSALRVMEIIGEYSKVKPGVA, encoded by the coding sequence GGCCAAACAATATTTCAACTCCGGCTATAACTGCGCCGAGTCGGTGCTGCTGGCGGTCTGCCGGGAATCCGGTTACACCGAAAGCGAGATCATAAAGTTCATTCCCCGGATGGCCACTGGCTTCGGCGGGGGCATCGCCCGCAACGGCAGTCTCTGCGGAGCACTGAGCGGCGGTTTGATGGCCCTGGGGCTGGCTTTAGGCCGGGATGATGCCAAAGAAAGCCGGGATCCCTGCTATCCGGCGGCCGACCAATTCTACAATGATTTTGTAGATAGATTCGGGCACTCCAGCTGCCGGGAACTGACCGGATTGGACATGAAGAATGAACAGGATCGTAAAAAATATCAGGAAACCGTGCATTTGGAACGGTGCAACCCCATAGTGGCTTGGTCGGCCTTAAGGGTGATGGAGATAATTGGGGAGTATTCCAAAGTGAAGCCGGGAGTTGCCTGA